From Streptomyces fungicidicus, one genomic window encodes:
- a CDS encoding allantoate amidohydrolase — MGGTPLAPRNDCPQPGVSSFHEMWRQLARIGRSSESGGYRRFAWGGADAECREWFEEQVRARGLAYEVDRNGNQWGWLGDPARGDAVVTGSHLDSVPDGGAFDGPLGVVSAFSALDELLRRGARFTKPLGVVNFGDEEGARFGLACVGSRLTAGALTVEQAHRLTDADGITLPQAMEAAGHDPGTLGPDPERLDRIGAFVELHVEQGRALDLSGDRVGIASAIWPHGRWRFDFRGEANHAGTTRLTDRRDPMLPYAETVLAARREAELAGAVATFGKIAVEPNGVNAIPSLVRGWLDSRAADQESLDTVVEGVRKAARDHARQHGVTLDVERESFTPVVEFDHALRDELARILAGDTGRTVPVLGTGAGHDAGILSGRVPTAMLFVRNPTGVSHSPAEYATEDDCVAGVTALAGVLEGLACT, encoded by the coding sequence ATGGGAGGTACCCCCCTCGCCCCGCGGAACGACTGCCCACAGCCTGGAGTGTCCTCGTTCCACGAGATGTGGCGGCAGTTGGCGCGCATCGGGCGGAGCTCCGAATCGGGTGGGTACCGGAGGTTCGCCTGGGGCGGGGCCGACGCCGAGTGCCGGGAGTGGTTCGAGGAGCAGGTGCGTGCGCGCGGGCTGGCGTACGAGGTGGACCGGAACGGCAACCAGTGGGGGTGGCTCGGGGACCCCGCGCGCGGGGACGCCGTCGTCACCGGGTCGCACCTGGACTCGGTGCCCGACGGAGGGGCCTTCGACGGGCCCCTCGGGGTGGTCTCCGCCTTCTCCGCGTTGGACGAACTGCTCCGGCGGGGCGCGCGGTTCACCAAGCCGCTCGGCGTCGTCAACTTCGGGGACGAGGAAGGCGCCCGGTTCGGGCTCGCCTGCGTGGGCTCCCGGCTCACCGCGGGCGCGCTCACCGTCGAGCAGGCCCACCGGCTCACCGACGCGGACGGCATCACGCTCCCGCAGGCCATGGAGGCCGCCGGACACGACCCCGGCACCCTCGGCCCCGACCCCGAACGGCTCGACCGCATCGGTGCCTTCGTCGAACTCCACGTCGAACAGGGCCGCGCCCTCGACCTGTCCGGCGACCGCGTCGGCATCGCCTCCGCCATCTGGCCGCACGGACGCTGGCGGTTCGACTTCCGGGGCGAGGCCAACCACGCCGGCACCACCCGGCTCACCGACCGCCGCGACCCGATGCTGCCGTACGCCGAGACCGTCCTCGCCGCCCGCCGCGAGGCGGAACTCGCCGGCGCCGTGGCCACCTTCGGCAAGATTGCCGTCGAGCCGAACGGCGTCAACGCCATCCCCTCCCTGGTGCGCGGCTGGCTCGACTCCCGCGCCGCCGACCAGGAGAGCCTGGACACCGTCGTCGAGGGCGTACGGAAGGCCGCCCGTGACCACGCGCGGCAGCACGGCGTCACCCTGGACGTCGAACGGGAGTCCTTCACCCCCGTCGTCGAGTTCGACCACGCCCTGCGCGACGAACTCGCCCGCATCCTGGCCGGCGACACCGGCCGCACGGTGCCCGTCCTCGGCACCGGCGCCGGACATGACGCCGGAATCCTCTCCGGACGGGTCCCGACCGCCATGCTGTTCGTGCGCAACCCCACCGGCGTCTCGCACTCCCCGGCCGAGTACGCGACCGAGGACGACTGCGTGGCCGGCGTGACCGCCCTCGCCGGCGTACTGGAAGGACTGGCCTGCACGTGA
- the hutU gene encoding urocanate hydratase, with amino-acid sequence MSGPRPVRAPRGTEPSALGWQQEAALRMLQNNLDPEVAEHPDKLVVYGGTGKAARDWRSFDAMVRTLRTLKQDETMLVQSGRPVGVMQTHEWAPRVLIANSNLVGDWANWEEFRRLEALGLTMYGQMTAGSWIYIGTQGILQGTYETFAAVAAKKFGGTLAGTITLTAGLGGMGGAQPLAVTMNDGVAICVDCDPRAIDRRIEHRYLDVRADSLDHALRLAVEARDRREPLSIGVLGNAAELVPRLLAMDAPIDIVTDQTSAHDPLAYLPAGMAFEDMADAAAKDPAGFTTRARESMARHVEAMVGFQDAGAEVFDYGNSIRGEAQLAGYERAFAFPGFVPAYIRPLFCEGKGPFRWAALSGDPADIAKTDKAILELFPENESLARWIKLAGERVHFQGLPARICWLGYGERDKAGERFNDMVASGELAAPIVIGRDHLDCGSVASPYRETEAMLDGSDAIADWPLLNAMVNVASGASWVSLHHGGGVGMGRSIHAGQVTVADGTGLAGEKIRRVLTNDPGMGVIRHVDAGYDIAESVAGERGVRVPMREGEGESA; translated from the coding sequence ATGTCCGGACCCCGACCCGTGCGAGCGCCACGCGGCACGGAACCGAGCGCCCTGGGCTGGCAGCAGGAGGCCGCCCTGCGGATGCTGCAGAACAACCTCGACCCCGAGGTCGCCGAGCACCCCGACAAGCTCGTCGTCTACGGCGGCACCGGCAAGGCGGCCCGCGACTGGCGCTCCTTCGACGCCATGGTCCGCACGCTGCGGACGCTCAAGCAGGACGAGACGATGCTCGTCCAGTCCGGCCGGCCCGTCGGCGTCATGCAGACCCACGAGTGGGCGCCGCGCGTCCTCATCGCCAACTCCAACCTCGTCGGCGACTGGGCCAACTGGGAGGAGTTCCGCCGCCTGGAGGCCCTCGGCCTCACCATGTACGGGCAGATGACCGCCGGCTCCTGGATCTACATCGGCACCCAGGGCATCCTCCAGGGCACCTACGAGACCTTCGCCGCCGTCGCCGCGAAGAAGTTCGGCGGGACGCTGGCCGGGACCATCACGCTCACCGCCGGGCTCGGCGGGATGGGCGGCGCCCAGCCGCTCGCCGTGACGATGAACGACGGCGTGGCGATCTGCGTCGACTGCGACCCGCGCGCCATCGACCGCCGCATCGAGCACCGGTACCTGGACGTGCGGGCCGACTCGCTCGACCACGCGCTGCGGCTGGCCGTCGAGGCCAGGGACCGGCGCGAGCCGCTGTCCATCGGGGTGCTGGGCAACGCGGCCGAGCTGGTGCCGCGGCTGCTCGCCATGGACGCGCCCATCGACATCGTCACCGACCAGACCTCCGCCCACGACCCCCTGGCCTACCTCCCCGCAGGCATGGCCTTCGAAGACATGGCCGACGCCGCCGCGAAGGACCCGGCCGGTTTCACCACGCGTGCGCGGGAGTCCATGGCGCGGCACGTCGAGGCGATGGTCGGCTTCCAGGACGCCGGGGCGGAGGTGTTCGACTACGGCAACTCGATCCGCGGCGAAGCACAACTGGCGGGGTACGAGCGGGCCTTCGCCTTCCCGGGGTTCGTGCCGGCCTACATCCGGCCGCTGTTCTGCGAGGGCAAGGGGCCGTTCCGGTGGGCCGCGCTGTCGGGTGATCCCGCCGACATCGCCAAGACCGACAAGGCGATCCTGGAACTGTTCCCGGAGAACGAGTCCCTGGCGCGCTGGATCAAGCTGGCGGGGGAGCGGGTGCACTTCCAGGGGCTGCCCGCGCGTATCTGCTGGCTGGGGTACGGGGAGCGGGACAAGGCCGGTGAGCGGTTCAACGACATGGTGGCGAGCGGGGAGCTGGCCGCGCCGATCGTGATCGGGCGGGACCACCTCGACTGCGGGTCGGTGGCGTCGCCGTACCGGGAGACCGAGGCGATGCTGGACGGGTCGGACGCGATCGCCGACTGGCCGCTGCTGAACGCGATGGTGAACGTGGCCTCCGGGGCGTCGTGGGTCTCCCTCCACCACGGCGGGGGCGTCGGCATGGGGCGGTCGATCCACGCCGGGCAGGTCACGGTGGCCGACGGGACGGGGCTGGCGGGCGAGAAGATCCGGCGGGTGCTGACGAACGATCCCGGGATGGGTGTCATCCGGCATGTGGACGCCGGGTACGACATCGCGGAGTCGGTGGCCGGTGAGCGGGGCGTGCGGGTGCCGATGCGTGAGGGTGAGGGTGAGTCGGCGTGA